In the Caballeronia sp. LZ062 genome, one interval contains:
- a CDS encoding fumarylacetoacetate hydrolase family protein, which translates to MKICRYNEGLPGLIEGENIYPLADALVTAGATRVNATMTEVVDALANHPSARDAIAAARRAHAVPLAQAKLLAPIDNPPAIWAGAANYRSHQAEMTDRVGAYDRSQFSADDLMAEVFLKPSSSIVGPNGTVILPKIAKHVDFECELCVVIGRTAKNVSAEQALDYVYGYTLCWDISIRDPWGRRHNTRNIRKGFDTFCGVGPWFVTRDEISEPQDLRINVEQNGRTVMRAHTKDMINGVRDLIRFLSSVTTLKPGTLITTGTPAGVSQLFDGDRLKGTIDGIGSMELDVAADK; encoded by the coding sequence ATGAAGATCTGCCGCTATAACGAAGGCCTTCCCGGACTTATCGAGGGCGAGAACATCTACCCGCTCGCCGACGCACTGGTCACGGCCGGCGCAACCCGTGTCAACGCCACCATGACCGAAGTGGTCGATGCACTCGCGAATCACCCGTCGGCGCGCGATGCAATCGCCGCCGCGCGTCGCGCTCATGCTGTGCCGCTCGCTCAGGCGAAGCTGCTCGCGCCGATCGACAACCCGCCCGCCATCTGGGCCGGGGCCGCGAATTATCGCTCGCATCAGGCGGAAATGACGGACCGCGTCGGTGCTTACGACCGCTCGCAGTTCTCCGCCGACGACCTGATGGCGGAAGTGTTTCTCAAGCCGTCATCGTCTATCGTCGGGCCCAACGGCACGGTGATCCTGCCGAAGATCGCGAAGCACGTGGACTTCGAATGCGAACTGTGCGTTGTCATCGGCCGCACCGCGAAGAACGTATCGGCGGAGCAAGCCCTCGACTACGTGTATGGCTATACGCTGTGCTGGGACATCAGCATTCGTGATCCGTGGGGCCGGCGTCACAACACGCGCAATATCCGCAAGGGCTTCGATACTTTCTGCGGCGTGGGCCCGTGGTTCGTGACGCGCGATGAAATCAGCGAGCCGCAGGACTTGCGCATCAATGTCGAGCAGAACGGCCGCACGGTGATGCGGGCGCATACGAAGGACATGATCAACGGCGTGCGCGATCTGATCCGTTTCCTGTCGAGCGTCACGACGCTCAAGCCCGGCACGCTCATCACGACCGGAACGCCCGCCGGCGTGTCGCAGCTTTTCGACGGCGACCGGCTGAAAGGCACGATCGACGGCATCGGCTCCATGGAGCTCGACGTCGCAGCCGACAAGTGA
- the prpF gene encoding 2-methylaconitate cis-trans isomerase PrpF: MTTTAPQIKVPATYMRGGTSKGTFFRLEDLPASCQQAGPARDRFMLRVVGSPDPYGKQIDGMGGATSSTSKCVILANSTRPDHDVDYYFGQVAIDAALVDWSGNCGNLSAAVGAFALHAGFVDAARVPRNGVCVVRIWQANISKTIIAHVPVTAGQVQETGNFELDGVTFPAAEIMLEFMDPADEGEDGGAMFPTGHVVDDLDVPGIGTLKATMINSGIPTIFVNASDIGLTGTELQDDINGDVSRLAQFEAIRIAGALRMGLIKTPEEAVKRQHTPKIAFVSPAADYVASSGKAVHASEFDLLVRAVSMGKLHHAMMGTASVAIATAAAVPGTLVNLAAGGGMREAVRFGHPSGTLRVGAQAERVNGQWTVTKAAMSRSARILMEGFVRVPGDSF, translated from the coding sequence ATGACTACGACCGCACCTCAGATCAAAGTTCCCGCCACCTATATGCGCGGCGGCACGAGCAAAGGCACCTTCTTCCGCCTCGAAGACCTGCCTGCATCGTGCCAGCAAGCAGGGCCGGCTCGTGACCGCTTCATGTTGCGCGTAGTGGGAAGCCCCGATCCCTACGGCAAGCAGATCGACGGCATGGGCGGCGCTACGTCCAGCACGAGCAAGTGCGTGATCCTTGCAAACAGCACGCGGCCTGACCATGACGTCGACTACTACTTCGGGCAGGTCGCAATCGACGCAGCGCTCGTCGACTGGTCGGGAAACTGCGGCAACCTCTCCGCAGCCGTCGGCGCATTCGCGCTGCACGCCGGGTTTGTCGACGCCGCACGCGTGCCGAGAAACGGCGTATGTGTCGTGCGCATCTGGCAGGCGAACATCAGCAAAACGATCATCGCGCATGTGCCCGTGACGGCGGGTCAGGTGCAGGAGACGGGTAACTTCGAACTGGACGGCGTCACCTTTCCCGCTGCCGAGATCATGCTCGAATTCATGGATCCTGCCGACGAAGGCGAGGACGGCGGCGCGATGTTTCCCACGGGCCACGTGGTGGACGATCTCGACGTACCCGGCATCGGCACGCTCAAGGCGACGATGATCAACTCCGGCATCCCGACCATCTTCGTCAACGCCAGCGACATCGGTTTGACGGGTACCGAGTTGCAAGACGACATCAACGGCGATGTCTCGCGTCTCGCGCAGTTCGAAGCCATCCGCATTGCGGGAGCGCTTCGCATGGGGCTCATCAAGACGCCCGAGGAGGCGGTGAAGCGTCAGCATACGCCCAAGATCGCGTTCGTCTCGCCGGCGGCGGATTACGTCGCATCGAGCGGAAAGGCTGTTCACGCGAGCGAATTCGATCTGCTTGTGCGCGCGGTGTCGATGGGCAAACTGCACCACGCGATGATGGGCACGGCGTCCGTCGCGATTGCGACTGCCGCGGCCGTACCCGGTACGCTCGTCAATCTCGCGGCGGGCGGCGGAATGCGTGAGGCGGTGCGTTTCGGGCATCCGTCGGGCACCTTGCGTGTCGGTGCCCAGGCCGAGCGGGTGAACGGTCAGTGGACCGTGACCAAGGCCGCGATGAGTCGCAGCGCGCGCATCCTGATGGAAGGCTTCGTGCGGGTGCCAGGCGACAGCTTCTAA
- a CDS encoding FAD-dependent monooxygenase, translating to MKCRIAIVGGGLAGAATLNALHTFGIEAELFEAAPALGEIGAAVSCSPQAVKALWGLGAKGRIDAVGHRSPGEYTRNMQSGEFLQFRDRFKLAEKWGAPYYSFHRADLLDALAAGLDQSHIHLGHRLAWVNERSDAVELVFENGTRVEAEYVIGADGVKSVLRQALYGDDNPTYTGQMAWRALLDASIVPDWILEPSGQTEWVGPGAHVRAYYIRQKKLVNIVTQQDTAEWVEESWNKQGDPDEMRASFENPEPRLKELLGLVTKCMKWGLFARPINDNWGRGRIQLIGDAAHAMVPNAGQGACQAFEDAYILGRWLSASADPIQAFNEFRRVRIPRVHGVQRLSLANLRFKHMKDSQAQKEAIVTGKGSVHGTNDWLYGFDPTTDWNKTPVVAEQYADAPATAA from the coding sequence ATGAAGTGCCGAATCGCCATCGTCGGAGGAGGACTTGCCGGTGCTGCGACGTTGAACGCGCTGCACACCTTCGGCATCGAGGCGGAACTGTTCGAGGCGGCGCCCGCGCTGGGCGAGATCGGTGCCGCGGTGAGTTGCAGCCCGCAAGCGGTGAAGGCGCTGTGGGGCCTGGGTGCAAAGGGCCGTATCGATGCGGTGGGTCATCGCTCGCCGGGCGAATACACGCGCAATATGCAGTCGGGGGAATTCCTTCAATTTCGCGATCGCTTCAAGCTGGCCGAGAAGTGGGGCGCACCTTACTACTCGTTTCATCGCGCGGACTTGCTGGACGCGCTCGCCGCGGGGCTGGATCAGTCGCACATTCATCTTGGACATCGACTCGCATGGGTCAATGAGCGCAGTGATGCGGTCGAGCTCGTGTTCGAGAACGGCACCCGCGTCGAGGCCGAATATGTGATCGGCGCTGACGGCGTGAAGTCGGTGCTGCGTCAGGCGCTCTATGGCGACGACAACCCGACCTATACGGGGCAGATGGCGTGGCGTGCGCTGCTCGATGCGAGCATCGTGCCGGACTGGATTCTCGAGCCGAGCGGTCAGACCGAATGGGTCGGCCCGGGCGCGCATGTGCGGGCGTACTACATCCGGCAGAAGAAGCTGGTCAATATCGTGACGCAGCAGGACACGGCCGAGTGGGTCGAAGAGAGCTGGAACAAGCAGGGCGATCCGGACGAAATGCGTGCGAGCTTCGAGAACCCCGAGCCGCGTTTGAAAGAATTGCTGGGCTTGGTCACGAAGTGCATGAAGTGGGGTTTGTTTGCGCGGCCGATCAATGACAACTGGGGCCGTGGGCGCATTCAGTTGATCGGCGATGCGGCACACGCAATGGTGCCGAACGCGGGACAAGGCGCGTGTCAGGCGTTCGAGGATGCGTACATCCTCGGGCGCTGGCTGAGTGCAAGCGCCGATCCGATTCAGGCGTTCAACGAATTCCGCCGGGTGCGCATTCCGCGTGTGCATGGGGTGCAGCGTCTGTCGCTGGCGAACCTGCGCTTCAAGCACATGAAGGACAGTCAAGCGCAAAAGGAAGCCATCGTCACGGGCAAGGGCAGCGTGCACGGCACGAACGACTGGCTCTATGGCTTTGACCCGACGACCGACTGGAACAAGACGCCCGTCGTGGCCGAACAGTATGCCGACGCGCCTGCAACGGCTGCCTGA
- a CDS encoding class II aldolase/adducin family protein, with product MSELMTKTLKAWRFLYRRGFIEGFGHISVRLPDQRFMITRHSLGMNATPEDFVVMDFEGRKLEGAGDPPGEYPIHLEVLAARPDVNSVIHYHGMYSTSFTTSGQRLRPIHLMGTLFHDGIPVYHDPRLVSDRKRGATLAQALGSHRAVLMCAHGATITGASVEEAVASAFLFEENAHRACISATLGTPQWIDDETAADAGAELIQTRGPFRRVWALVEAEDEDEQKRKG from the coding sequence ATGAGCGAACTGATGACGAAGACACTGAAGGCGTGGCGGTTCCTGTATCGCCGCGGCTTTATCGAGGGCTTCGGTCACATCAGCGTGCGACTGCCGGACCAGCGCTTCATGATTACGCGCCATTCGCTCGGTATGAACGCGACGCCCGAAGACTTCGTGGTCATGGACTTCGAAGGACGCAAGCTGGAGGGCGCGGGTGATCCGCCGGGCGAGTATCCGATCCACCTCGAAGTTCTGGCTGCACGACCCGACGTGAATTCGGTCATTCACTATCACGGCATGTATTCGACGTCGTTCACGACGAGCGGTCAGCGGCTGCGCCCCATCCACCTGATGGGCACGCTGTTTCACGACGGTATTCCGGTCTATCACGACCCGCGTCTCGTGAGTGATCGCAAGCGCGGCGCGACGCTGGCGCAGGCTCTCGGCTCTCACCGCGCGGTGTTGATGTGCGCACACGGGGCAACGATTACTGGCGCGAGTGTGGAAGAGGCGGTCGCTAGTGCGTTCCTCTTCGAAGAGAACGCGCATCGCGCCTGCATCAGCGCGACGCTCGGCACGCCGCAATGGATCGATGACGAAACCGCTGCCGATGCCGGCGCCGAGTTGATCCAGACGCGCGGTCCCTTCCGTCGCGTGTGGGCGCTAGTCGAAGCAGAAGACGAGGACGAGCAAAAGCGCAAGGGCTGA
- a CDS encoding LysR substrate-binding domain-containing protein has protein sequence MAVIVNLDLELLRTFVAIVERESFSAAAESVHRTQSAVTQQMQKLEAQLGKTLFLKQGRAKRLTAEGLKLLEYSRRMLALNDEACAAITGSVLTGEVRIGAPEDVADSMLPSLLQRFSKAFPSLRMTIHVGRSPFLMQAMKRGEIDMTISPREYPEHRRITLRTSPTVWICAADYNYDPGSPLDLITADEPSLFRRIAVEHLERAKTPWRVSYSSPTLTGIRAAVRAGLGVTARSVEMMGPDFRVLGEAEGLPRLPDVSYNLYLGQSPNTAARRLFDSLGTLRL, from the coding sequence ATGGCGGTAATAGTCAATCTCGACCTCGAACTGTTGCGTACCTTCGTGGCCATCGTCGAGCGCGAATCATTCTCGGCGGCGGCGGAATCAGTGCATCGAACACAATCCGCAGTCACGCAACAGATGCAAAAGCTCGAAGCGCAACTGGGAAAGACACTATTTCTGAAGCAAGGGCGCGCGAAGCGTCTGACCGCCGAGGGCCTCAAGCTCCTCGAATATTCTCGACGCATGCTGGCTCTAAACGATGAAGCGTGCGCCGCAATCACAGGCTCGGTGTTGACCGGCGAAGTGCGTATCGGCGCGCCGGAAGACGTAGCGGATTCAATGCTTCCGAGTCTCCTGCAACGGTTTTCGAAAGCCTTTCCGAGCTTGCGAATGACCATCCACGTCGGCCGCAGCCCTTTCTTGATGCAGGCCATGAAGCGCGGCGAGATCGACATGACCATTTCGCCGCGGGAATACCCGGAGCATCGGCGCATCACGCTGCGCACGTCGCCGACCGTCTGGATTTGCGCCGCCGACTATAACTACGACCCCGGCTCGCCACTGGACCTGATTACCGCAGATGAGCCGAGCCTCTTTCGACGCATCGCGGTTGAGCATCTCGAGCGTGCGAAGACGCCGTGGCGTGTGAGTTACTCGTCCCCGACGCTGACGGGCATTCGCGCGGCTGTGCGAGCGGGCCTCGGCGTGACTGCGCGCTCTGTCGAGATGATGGGCCCGGATTTCCGCGTGCTGGGCGAAGCCGAAGGGCTCCCGCGTCTTCCGGACGTGTCTTATAACCTCTACCTCGGCCAGTCGCCGAACACGGCTGCGCGCCGTCTCTTCGATTCTCTCGGGACGCTGCGGCTGTAG
- a CDS encoding VOC family protein, with the protein MHLRSVELEMPDRATAVEFLKSPWGMTEVGTRGDTTYLRGTAGQHYSVAIIERPARALRSATIVGTRDEIETVYERAGKAGLRRGPWIEEFHEPGHGAGFYVAGLEGEPFRFVAEAEPAPAALSNERANPIRIAHVVFNTRDRAAASRTLTEVFGFKLSDSTRFMDFLRCDDLHHVIAYADSKQPTLNHIAFEMKDTDAVLRGMGRLKDAGCGTVWGPGRHGPGDNVFAYFVGPFGACIEYTAEIMRVDDDYVTGTPDTWQFPNGRNDQWGIFSRDVEAMAASGDTFPYASVAA; encoded by the coding sequence ATGCATTTGCGCAGCGTTGAACTGGAGATGCCGGATCGCGCGACGGCGGTCGAATTTCTCAAGAGCCCATGGGGCATGACGGAAGTCGGCACGCGTGGCGATACGACTTATCTACGCGGCACGGCAGGCCAGCACTACTCGGTCGCCATCATCGAGCGGCCGGCGCGCGCGTTACGGTCCGCTACCATCGTCGGCACCCGTGATGAGATCGAGACCGTGTACGAGCGGGCCGGGAAGGCAGGCTTGCGACGCGGGCCGTGGATCGAAGAATTTCACGAGCCGGGTCACGGTGCTGGCTTCTACGTCGCGGGACTCGAGGGCGAGCCGTTCCGCTTCGTTGCCGAGGCCGAGCCCGCACCGGCGGCGCTTTCCAACGAGCGCGCGAATCCCATCCGCATAGCGCACGTCGTGTTCAATACTCGCGACCGGGCTGCGGCATCGCGCACGCTCACTGAGGTCTTCGGCTTCAAACTGAGCGATAGCACGCGTTTCATGGACTTTCTACGTTGTGACGACCTGCATCATGTGATTGCGTATGCAGATTCGAAGCAGCCTACGCTCAATCACATCGCCTTCGAAATGAAAGATACGGATGCCGTGCTGCGTGGCATGGGACGACTCAAGGATGCCGGCTGTGGCACCGTCTGGGGACCGGGTCGTCACGGTCCGGGAGACAACGTATTCGCCTATTTCGTGGGACCGTTCGGCGCGTGCATCGAATACACCGCTGAAATCATGCGCGTCGACGACGACTACGTGACGGGGACGCCGGACACCTGGCAGTTCCCCAACGGTCGAAACGATCAGTGGGGCATCTTTAGTCGTGACGTCGAGGCAATGGCTGCGTCGGGCGATACGTTCCCTTACGCGTCAGTCGCGGCATGA
- a CDS encoding FAD-dependent monooxygenase → MKCRIAIVGGGLAGAATLNALHTFGIEAELFEAAPALGEIGAAVSCSPQAVKALWGLGAKGRIDAVGHRSPGEYTRNMQSGEFLQFRDRFKLAEKWGAPYYSFHRADLLDALAAGLDQSHIHLGHRLAWVNERSDAVELVFENGTRVEAEYVIGADGVKSVLRQALYGDDNPTYTGQMAWRALLDASIVPDWILEPSGQTEWVGPGAHVRAYYIRQKKLVNIVTQQDTAEWVEESWNKQGDPDEMRASFENPEPRLKELLGLVTKCMKWGLFARPINDNWGRGRIQLIGDAAHAMVPNAGQGACQAFEDAYILGRWLSASADPIQAFNEFRRVRIPRVHGVQRLSLANLRFKHMKDSQAQKEAIVTGKGSVHGTNDWLYGFDPTTDWNKTPVVAEQYADAPAGPDSAKDASPATTH, encoded by the coding sequence ATGAAGTGCCGAATCGCCATCGTCGGAGGAGGACTTGCCGGTGCTGCGACGTTGAACGCGCTGCACACCTTCGGCATCGAGGCGGAACTGTTCGAGGCGGCGCCCGCGCTGGGCGAGATCGGTGCCGCGGTGAGTTGCAGCCCGCAAGCGGTGAAGGCGCTGTGGGGCCTGGGTGCAAAGGGCCGTATCGATGCGGTGGGTCATCGCTCGCCGGGCGAATACACGCGCAATATGCAGTCGGGGGAATTCCTTCAATTTCGCGATCGCTTCAAGCTGGCCGAGAAGTGGGGCGCACCTTACTACTCGTTTCATCGCGCGGACTTGCTGGACGCGCTCGCCGCGGGGCTGGATCAGTCGCACATTCATCTTGGACATCGACTCGCATGGGTCAATGAGCGCAGTGATGCGGTCGAGCTCGTGTTCGAGAACGGCACCCGCGTCGAGGCCGAATATGTGATCGGCGCTGACGGCGTGAAGTCGGTGCTGCGTCAGGCGCTCTATGGCGACGACAACCCGACCTATACGGGGCAGATGGCGTGGCGTGCGCTGCTCGATGCGAGCATCGTGCCGGACTGGATTCTCGAGCCGAGCGGTCAGACCGAATGGGTCGGCCCGGGCGCGCATGTGCGGGCGTACTACATCCGGCAGAAGAAGCTGGTCAATATCGTGACGCAGCAGGACACGGCCGAGTGGGTCGAAGAGAGCTGGAACAAGCAGGGCGATCCGGACGAAATGCGCGCGAGCTTCGAGAACCCCGAGCCGCGTTTGAAAGAACTGCTGGGCTTGGTCACGAAGTGCATGAAGTGGGGTCTGTTTGCGCGGCCGATCAATGACAACTGGGGCCGTGGGCGCATTCAGCTGATCGGCGATGCGGCACACGCAATGGTGCCGAACGCGGGACAAGGCGCGTGTCAGGCGTTCGAGGATGCGTACATCCTCGGGCGCTGGCTGAGTGCAAGCGCCGATCCGATTCAGGCGTTCAACGAATTCCGCCGGGTGCGCATCCCGCGCGTGCATGGCGTGCAGCGCCTGTCGCTGGCGAACCTGCGCTTCAAACACATGAAGGACAGTCAGGCGCAAAAGGAAGCGATTGTCACGGGCAAGGGCAGCGTGCACGGCACGAACGACTGGCTCTATGGCTTTGACCCGACGACCGACTGGAACAAGACGCCCGTCGTGGCCGAACAGTATGCCGACGCGCCTGCGGGCCCGGACTCCGCAAAGGACGCATCGCCCGCGACCACTCATTGA
- a CDS encoding porin — protein MKKQTMAVAALAGIVANGASAQTSVTLYGLIDTGIQYQSSSTSLGSTSGGRSVVKMSNGVWQGSRFGLTGKEDIGGGTQVIFTLESSFNSGTGAAVPTNGMFGRRSFVGLTNPAYGTVTIGRQYTSYYTLLVPYSPINWLTGYAGAHPGDIDSMDSSYRANNSVLYVSPSFHGLTVSGYYALGGVPGAFNRGSTWSAAAQYLNGPFGIAAAFLRINNSTLGGGAWGADSTTSSGGSQPGVSALTYGYRNNQAQQRMAVAGGWQFSPAFDISLSYSNVQYIPGVNSGFRDEAIFNTGGAVLHWKPRIEWDLAAGYAYTRATEANGVKSPAHYSQFNLMQYYNLSKRTGLYLLEAYQRASGQTYALSANGVGSIIGATANVGDGMNSTPSSSGSQFVGIAGIIHRF, from the coding sequence ATGAAAAAGCAGACAATGGCCGTCGCAGCACTAGCGGGGATCGTTGCGAACGGGGCGTCGGCGCAGACCAGCGTCACGTTGTACGGACTCATCGACACGGGTATTCAATATCAAAGCAGTTCGACCTCGCTCGGTTCGACGTCGGGCGGGCGCTCTGTCGTCAAGATGTCGAACGGCGTGTGGCAAGGCAGTCGCTTCGGACTGACGGGCAAGGAGGACATTGGCGGTGGCACGCAGGTCATCTTCACCCTCGAATCCAGCTTCAATTCAGGGACCGGTGCGGCCGTGCCGACCAACGGCATGTTCGGCCGCCGCTCCTTCGTGGGTCTTACGAATCCCGCCTACGGCACGGTGACGATCGGGCGACAGTACACGTCGTATTACACGCTGCTTGTGCCGTATAGCCCGATCAATTGGCTGACGGGCTATGCAGGCGCGCATCCCGGCGATATCGATTCAATGGACTCCAGCTACCGCGCGAACAACTCGGTGCTGTATGTCTCGCCGTCGTTTCACGGGCTGACGGTGAGTGGCTACTATGCGCTCGGAGGCGTGCCTGGCGCGTTCAACCGCGGTTCGACCTGGAGCGCGGCGGCACAGTACCTGAACGGACCGTTCGGGATCGCGGCGGCGTTCTTGCGCATCAACAACTCGACGTTGGGCGGCGGCGCCTGGGGTGCGGATTCGACGACGAGCAGCGGCGGCTCTCAGCCGGGCGTGTCGGCGCTGACGTATGGATATCGCAACAATCAGGCGCAACAGCGCATGGCCGTGGCGGGCGGATGGCAGTTCTCGCCCGCGTTCGATATCTCGCTGTCGTATTCGAACGTACAGTACATTCCGGGCGTGAATTCGGGCTTCCGCGACGAAGCGATCTTCAACACAGGCGGGGCGGTGCTGCACTGGAAACCGCGTATCGAATGGGACCTGGCGGCGGGCTACGCCTACACGCGCGCAACTGAAGCGAACGGAGTGAAGAGCCCGGCGCATTACAGCCAGTTCAACTTGATGCAGTACTACAACTTGTCCAAGCGCACCGGGCTTTATCTGCTCGAAGCGTATCAACGCGCAAGCGGACAGACCTACGCGCTCAGTGCGAACGGAGTGGGTAGCATCATCGGCGCAACGGCCAATGTGGGCGATGGCATGAACAGCACGCCGTCGTCATCAGGAAGCCAGTTCGTCGGAATCGCCGGCATTATTCATCGCTTCTGA
- a CDS encoding class II aldolase/adducin family protein, whose amino-acid sequence MNARLLAGVALMLTAAHAFSQDRDADDARIADVVTGSHILANEGILDSFGHVSTRSAKNPNHMFMPRAMPPALVSRADIVEVDISKDCSAVDSNAPRLNGERFIHCRVYAANPDVQSVIHSHDLAVIPFGIANVPLRPVVAQAGFLPPETPLFEVRDAYPPDATKRGVQVTNARLGDALASKLGKKPAILMARHGETVVGTSVREATVRALYIHIDAEAQLAGMQLNPDITPLDGPELAVNATENFDSDRPWQNYLSRLHRVQHEQQVH is encoded by the coding sequence ATGAACGCTCGTTTGCTCGCAGGAGTCGCGCTCATGCTGACCGCCGCGCACGCCTTCTCGCAGGACCGAGACGCGGATGACGCCCGCATTGCGGACGTCGTCACGGGGAGTCACATCCTCGCGAACGAAGGCATTCTGGACAGCTTCGGACACGTCAGCACGCGTTCCGCGAAGAACCCAAATCATATGTTCATGCCGCGCGCGATGCCGCCGGCGCTCGTCTCGCGCGCGGATATCGTCGAAGTAGATATCAGCAAAGACTGCAGCGCGGTGGATTCGAATGCGCCACGGTTGAATGGCGAACGCTTCATTCACTGCCGCGTCTATGCAGCGAATCCCGACGTGCAGTCGGTCATTCACTCGCATGATCTCGCGGTGATTCCCTTTGGTATCGCCAACGTGCCCCTGCGTCCGGTCGTGGCGCAGGCCGGATTCCTGCCGCCAGAGACGCCCCTGTTCGAAGTCCGCGATGCTTACCCGCCCGACGCGACGAAGCGTGGCGTGCAGGTGACGAACGCGCGGCTCGGAGATGCGCTCGCGAGCAAGCTCGGCAAGAAGCCCGCGATATTGATGGCGCGTCACGGCGAGACCGTGGTGGGCACATCGGTGCGCGAAGCGACCGTGCGCGCGCTCTACATTCATATCGACGCAGAGGCGCAGTTGGCGGGCATGCAACTCAACCCGGACATCACGCCGCTCGACGGGCCGGAACTCGCCGTCAATGCGACAGAAAACTTCGACAGCGACCGGCCGTGGCAAAACTACCTTTCGCGTCTTCACCGAGTGCAACACGAACAGCAGGTCCATTGA
- a CDS encoding alpha/beta fold hydrolase has protein sequence MLLPLNQRTISYDIVGPETGPVVVFSHSLAADLGLWAEQVPALLAAGYRVLRTDLRGHGGSTPTPAPYTIDLLADDVIDVLDALRIERAHFVGLSIGGMIGQSLGLRHAPRFESLMLCDTQSESPPDAATFWGPMIESITQANSLEPIADRTMQRWLTEDYKRAHPVRWKQIRDTVAGCTPTGYIGCAGAIGNFNFTDRLGTVKTPVLVACGTQDPRATPAESRRIASLFANGNYAEFDGAKHVPNVEQPEKFNSVLLQWLAAHA, from the coding sequence ATGCTTCTGCCGCTGAATCAACGCACCATCAGCTACGACATCGTCGGTCCCGAGACGGGTCCTGTGGTCGTGTTCTCGCACTCGCTCGCCGCCGATCTGGGTCTTTGGGCAGAGCAGGTGCCCGCGCTGCTCGCCGCGGGGTATCGCGTGCTGCGCACGGACCTGCGCGGACACGGCGGCAGTACGCCGACGCCTGCGCCGTACACCATCGATCTGCTGGCCGACGACGTCATCGACGTGCTCGACGCGTTGCGTATCGAACGCGCGCATTTCGTCGGGCTGTCTATCGGCGGAATGATCGGTCAGTCGCTGGGCTTGCGTCATGCGCCGCGGTTCGAGTCGCTGATGCTGTGCGATACGCAGTCGGAATCGCCGCCCGATGCCGCGACGTTCTGGGGACCGATGATCGAGTCGATCACGCAGGCGAACTCCCTAGAACCTATCGCTGACCGCACCATGCAGCGTTGGCTGACCGAGGACTACAAACGAGCGCATCCCGTCCGCTGGAAGCAGATTCGCGATACGGTCGCCGGTTGTACGCCGACTGGTTACATCGGCTGTGCGGGCGCCATCGGCAACTTCAATTTCACCGACCGCCTCGGCACCGTGAAGACGCCGGTGCTGGTCGCATGCGGTACGCAAGACCCGCGCGCGACGCCGGCCGAGAGCCGTCGAATTGCGAGCCTCTTTGCGAATGGAAACTACGCCGAGTTCGACGGCGCCAAGCACGTCCCGAACGTCGAACAGCCGGAGAAGTTCAACAGCGTGCTGCTGCAGTGGCTCGCAGCGCACGCATGA
- a CDS encoding substrate-binding domain-containing protein encodes MSDKADSFCVMTSGVFTAAYLALVPLLEAMTGKGIVTLTTSIGTGETSIPSRLARSEPVDLVIVAEPNMQRFVQQGYILADTRTLIAKSSVAIAVREGEPPPDASCADALRRTLLRARTIAYSASESGKYLTTQLYQRLGIHEQCLPKSVFVGNGERTGAVVARGEADIAFQQISELRPVKGIAHITPIPPELQATVWVAAGVPVWSRNVELARSVVRFLGSADAAAAIEQSGLELVGCVPDAVPYSSPEAAIAPAEAVNVDLAVDLTTSIPKPAVL; translated from the coding sequence ATGAGTGACAAGGCCGATTCTTTTTGTGTCATGACCTCCGGGGTCTTCACCGCTGCGTATCTCGCGCTGGTTCCTCTTCTGGAAGCCATGACAGGCAAAGGGATCGTGACATTGACGACCTCGATCGGCACGGGCGAGACCTCGATCCCGAGCCGCCTCGCACGCTCGGAGCCGGTGGACCTGGTGATCGTGGCGGAGCCGAACATGCAGCGTTTCGTGCAGCAGGGTTACATTCTGGCGGATACGCGCACGCTGATTGCGAAGTCATCGGTAGCCATTGCCGTACGTGAAGGCGAGCCGCCGCCCGATGCCAGCTGCGCGGACGCGCTTAGACGCACGCTTCTTCGGGCCAGGACCATTGCCTACTCCGCAAGCGAGAGCGGCAAGTATCTCACCACGCAGTTGTATCAGCGGCTGGGCATTCATGAGCAGTGCTTACCGAAGAGCGTCTTCGTCGGAAACGGCGAGCGAACCGGCGCGGTCGTCGCGCGCGGCGAAGCGGATATCGCCTTCCAGCAGATCAGCGAACTTCGGCCGGTGAAAGGTATCGCGCATATCACACCGATCCCGCCGGAGTTGCAAGCGACTGTGTGGGTCGCTGCGGGCGTGCCTGTTTGGAGCCGGAACGTCGAGCTGGCGCGTTCCGTGGTCCGGTTTCTTGGATCGGCCGATGCAGCGGCGGCAATCGAACAAAGCGGCCTCGAACTCGTTGGATGCGTACCGGATGCGGTGCCATACTCGAGTCCTGAGGCGGCAATCGCGCCGGCGGAAGCCGTCAACGTCGACCTTGCGGTGGACTTGACGACCTCTATCCCGAAGCCGGCGGTACTTTAA